Proteins co-encoded in one Acidobacteriota bacterium genomic window:
- a CDS encoding inorganic phosphate transporter → MSFFQIAIVILFGLAVSDLVVGVSNDAVNFLNSSIGSRVAPRYVIMIIASLGILAGVTFSSGMMEVARKGIFHPQLFTMPELMTIFLAVMLTDIILLDLYNTFGLPTSTTVSIVFELLGAAVAVSLLKLWESGSSLGELVNYINSGKALAIIFGILLSVVIAFLAGAVIQYFSRLIFTFDYEKRLRRYGALWGGAALASITYFILIKGAKGASFITPETLSWIKDNTGLILIGSFVVSAILLQLLMTFTRINPLALVVLVGTFALAMAFAANDLVNFIGVPLAGLSAYTEAYATADPVNATMEALAQPVRSSTLFLLTAGVIMVITLWFSRKARSVTKTEVRLGRQEEGFERFESSVLSRAIVRSVANALGNAGTLIPKRLRGWIASRFDRSEIRPAPAADGSVPSFDLVRAGVNVMVASALISLATSFKLPLSTTYVTFMVAMGTSLSDQAWGRDSAVYRVSGVLTVIGGWFFTAMMAFTVSSIFATLILFGGGWAVGGILALAVFMIYRSHHVHRRRERAEESVDVFNLRKIKDSTAAAEVTVRHLGVFLREVRRVYYTGFDGLFEENRQELKKAREGQRKVQQWSNVIAANIFKVFRLLEWEDVETSQRYALTISSLQEISESLRDIVVRSYLHVANNHSGLLAEQIAELDNIRTDVGQILERTSNALLLDAEPDTEAIAAANRDLRMLVNEFDQNQIARIQDNHSKTRLSILFYSLVWDSMKIAEQTTYIFDVYIESLRRDGDTSGPGDPQEQPHAESA, encoded by the coding sequence ATGAGTTTCTTTCAAATAGCGATCGTCATCCTCTTCGGCCTCGCCGTCTCGGACCTGGTCGTCGGCGTCAGCAACGACGCGGTCAACTTCCTCAACTCCTCGATCGGCTCACGGGTGGCACCGCGATACGTCATCATGATCATCGCCAGCCTCGGCATACTCGCCGGCGTGACGTTTTCGTCCGGCATGATGGAGGTCGCGCGCAAAGGCATATTCCACCCGCAACTTTTCACAATGCCCGAGCTGATGACGATCTTCCTCGCCGTCATGCTGACCGATATCATCCTCCTCGACCTCTACAACACCTTCGGTCTTCCCACGTCGACCACCGTGTCGATCGTCTTCGAGCTGCTCGGCGCAGCGGTCGCCGTGTCGCTTCTCAAGCTGTGGGAGAGCGGTTCGAGCCTGGGGGAGCTGGTCAACTACATCAACTCCGGCAAGGCGCTGGCCATCATCTTCGGAATCCTGCTGTCGGTTGTGATCGCGTTCCTCGCCGGCGCTGTGATCCAGTATTTCAGCCGACTGATCTTCACCTTCGATTACGAGAAACGCCTCCGGCGCTACGGCGCGCTGTGGGGAGGAGCGGCGCTCGCGTCGATCACCTATTTCATTCTCATCAAGGGCGCCAAGGGGGCCTCGTTCATCACTCCCGAAACTCTCTCGTGGATCAAGGACAACACCGGCCTGATCCTGATCGGTTCATTCGTGGTGTCGGCGATTCTGCTGCAGCTTCTGATGACCTTCACCCGCATCAACCCTCTGGCACTGGTCGTCCTCGTCGGCACATTTGCCCTCGCCATGGCCTTCGCTGCGAACGACCTCGTCAACTTCATCGGCGTACCTCTCGCGGGCCTCAGCGCCTACACCGAGGCCTACGCCACCGCGGACCCGGTGAACGCAACGATGGAGGCGCTGGCGCAACCGGTGCGCTCGAGCACCCTGTTTCTTTTGACTGCAGGTGTGATCATGGTGATCACTCTGTGGTTCTCGCGCAAGGCCCGTTCGGTCACAAAAACCGAGGTCCGCCTGGGAAGACAGGAGGAAGGCTTCGAGCGTTTCGAATCGTCCGTACTGTCCCGGGCCATCGTCCGTTCGGTCGCAAATGCTCTGGGGAATGCGGGAACGCTCATTCCGAAACGCCTTCGAGGGTGGATTGCGAGTCGGTTCGATCGCTCGGAGATTCGACCCGCCCCGGCGGCCGATGGGTCAGTGCCGTCGTTCGACCTGGTACGGGCCGGCGTCAATGTGATGGTTGCAAGCGCGCTGATCTCACTGGCAACATCGTTCAAGCTGCCGCTGTCGACCACATACGTGACCTTCATGGTGGCGATGGGCACATCTCTCTCGGACCAGGCCTGGGGGCGGGACAGTGCCGTCTATCGGGTGAGCGGGGTTCTCACCGTCATCGGGGGCTGGTTCTTCACCGCGATGATGGCGTTCACTGTTTCATCGATCTTCGCGACCCTGATTCTCTTCGGAGGCGGCTGGGCGGTCGGCGGCATTCTCGCTCTCGCGGTGTTCATGATCTACCGATCACATCACGTCCACCGGCGCCGCGAGAGGGCAGAGGAATCCGTGGACGTTTTCAACCTTCGCAAGATCAAGGACTCGACCGCGGCGGCCGAGGTGACTGTCCGTCATCTGGGCGTTTTTCTGCGCGAGGTGCGGAGGGTCTATTACACCGGATTCGACGGTCTCTTCGAGGAGAACCGGCAAGAGCTCAAGAAGGCCCGCGAGGGGCAACGCAAGGTCCAGCAGTGGTCCAACGTCATCGCCGCCAACATCTTCAAGGTCTTCCGCCTCCTTGAGTGGGAAGATGTCGAGACCTCCCAGCGGTACGCCCTCACCATCAGCAGCCTGCAGGAGATCTCGGAGAGCTTACGGGACATCGTCGTCCGATCCTACCTCCACGTTGCCAACAACCACTCGGGACTGCTCGCCGAACAAATCGCGGAGCTCGACAATATCCGGACCGACGTCGGGCAGATTCTCGAGCGTACCTCGAATGCGCTGCTCCTCGACGCAGAACCCGACACCGAAGCGATCGCAGCGGCCAACCGAGACCTGCGGATGTTGGTCAACGAATTCGACCAAAACCAGATTGCGCGGATCCAGGACAACCACTCGAAGACCCGACTCAGCATCCTCTTCTATAGCCTGGTTTGGGATTCAATGAAGATCGCCGAACAGACGACCTACATCTTCGACGTCTATATCGAATCTCTTCGACGCGACGGCGATACCAGCGGCCCGGGAGACCCGCAGGAACAGCCGCACGCCGAATCGGCCTGA